The Bacillota bacterium genome includes the window CTCCATTTAGACGCGCACGCCGACCTGCGGGACGATTACCTGGGAGTCGGATTGTCACACGCCACTGTCATGCGAAGGGTATGTGAGTTATTAGGCCCGGGACGCGTTTATCAGTTCGGCATCCGTTCGATGGATAAACCCGAGCTTGATTTTGCACGCGCTCACACGAGGCTCTATTTTGACAAAGTAAGCGAACCGCTCGCGGCGATATCTGCGCAAATCAAGGGAAAACCGGTTTACATAACGTTAGATATGGACGTAGTGGATCCGGCTTACGCTCCGGGGGTGGGAACACCGGAACCAGGCGGAATCGGCCCACGGGAACTGATGGATTCCGTTTATCAGTTTGAAGAATTCCAGGTGGTAGGGTTCGACCTGGTTGAAGTAAGCCCCGCCTTCGATCCGGGCGGGCTTGCACCGTTACTGGCTGCGAAAGTCGTCAGAGAATTGGTGCTTCTCCTGGCAGAGTAATGAAAACGCGAAAATGACAAGAAAGACTTCGAAACCCTTGCGGCAAGGGTTTTACTAGGTTAAAAACTAAAATTAAGGCTCACAGATTGGAGGTGAATTTTTGCGCGAAGGTAAGGTACAAATAATACCCCTGGGCGGCCTTGGTGAGATCGGAAAGAATTCAATGGCCATCCGGTACCGCGACGATATCGTTTTAGTGGATTACGGACTGATGTTTCCTGAAGATGAACTTTTGGGCATCGATGTGGTGATCCCCGATGCGAGCTACCTGCTTGAAAGCAAGAAACTCCTTAAGGGAATCGTGCTTACACACGGCCATGAAGACCACATCGGGGCTCTTCCATACATGCTGCACCAGTTGGACGTGCCTGTTTACGGAACACGTTTGACACTCGGTCTTTTACAGGGAAAACTTGAGGAGCACCTGCCTGGGTATCAGGCGGATTTACGTGTGGTGAAGCCCCGGGATATCGTGGAGATCGGCAATTTCAAGGTTGAATTCATACGCGTCTCTCACAGCATCCCGGACGCGGTGGCGGTGGCGGTTCATACCCCGGTGGGGGTGATACTGCATACGGGAGATTTTAAGTTTGACCATACCCCGGTTGACGGCGAAATGATCGATTTTCACCGGTTCGGCCAATTGGGTGAAAAAGGGGTGCTGGTACTTCTGTCGGACAGCACAAACGTGGAGCGTCCGGGCTACACTATGTCCGAAAGGGTTGTCGGCGAGACCTTTGACGATACCTTCCGGCACTCGCGAAACCGGATAATCATCGCCACATTCGCTTCCAACATCCACCGGATCCAGCAGGCGATTCTGGTAGCGCAGCGCTACCGGCGGAAGGTGGCGGTTGCCGGCAGGAGTATTGTGAACGTCGTGAATATAGCGCATAAGCTGGGTTATCTACAAATACCGCAAGGCCTTATGGTGGAGCTTGAAGAAGCCAACCGGCTGCCCAGCCGGGAAGTGGTGATACTCACCACCGGCAGTCAGGGTGAGCCGATGTCGGCATTAACCAGGATGGCAATGGCCGATCATAAACTTGTGGAAATAGTACCGGGAGATACAGTTATTATCTCCGCGGTGCCGATACCCGGAAACGAAAAACTGGTGGCGCGGGTTATAGACCAGCTTTTCAAACGGGGCGCCGAGGTGTTGTACGAAGCGGTCTCCGGTATTCACGTTTCCGGCCATCCCAGCCAGGAAGAACTAAAGCTGATGTTAAACCTTACGCGGCCGAAGTTCTTTATACCCGTGCACGGCGAGTACAGGATGCTGAAACAGCACGCTGAACTGGCGAAGGATATCGGCGTCAAGGCGGAGAATATATTCATTACGGAAAACGGACAGATTGTGGAGTTCACGCCGAAAAGCGGACGCTTCAGCGGGAGGGTGACCGCCGGCCGCGTTCTCGTGGACGGCCTGGGAGTCGGTGACGTAGGTAATATTGTGCTGCGCGACCGGAAGCAGTTGGCGCAGGACGGAATATTAATAGTTGTCCTGGGGCTGAGCCAGGAATCCGGTCAGGTGGTTGCAGGACCGGATATCGTTTCCCGGGGGTTTGTATACATGAGAGAATCCGAGCAGCTTCTTGAGGAAGCAAGGGAACAGGTGATCAACGCCCTGGAGAAATGCTCCGTCAGAGGAACCACCGAATGGGCAAGCATCAAGTCACAGGTAAGGGATGTACTGGGACGTTTTCTATACGATCGGACAAGAAGACGGCCTATGATACTACCGATAATCATGGAGGTTTAAAAGATGGTTCCACAATCAAAAGCCGGGGTTAAAGCACGCCTTAAGCTGCAAGGATGCCTGATGCTTGCAGCCGGCGTTCTCGGTGTGCTTGATTTGCTATTCTGCTGGATACCGAAGGTTATTCCTTACCGCAGGTCCAAACCGCAGGGGAGAATGGTGTTCAGGGTGCGGAGATAAGACTTCTGCGGAGCTGACGACGGACATATTACAGTGCTATAAGAAATGGGGACCTGAGAATGGTCCCCATGTTAGTCGGCTATCGTAGTCCCAATATCACTCCGGCTTGATTTCCGTCTGGTTCCGTCCGGCTGTTTTCATCTTGGGAATCACAACCTCAAGAACACCGTTCTTGAAAGTGGCTTTGGCGCTTTCACGTTCCACGGGTAAAGGAAGCGAAACCGTCCTGGAAAAACTACCGTAGGAGCGTTCACTTCGATAATAATTTTTCCCTTTGACTTCCCTTTCCTCACTTGTCGTTCCCCGAATGGTTATCTCCTGATCCGAGACCAGTACCGTGGTGTTTTCCTTTTCAACTCCCGGCAGATCAGCTTTAACAACGATACTGTCTTCCTGTTCGAGAACATCTACCGCCGGGAGCCACGCGTCCATCTGCCCTTTTTCAAAAAGCTTCGGTAACCGGTTGAATGCCTTTTCCATCGATTCGCGCAATTCACGAAGTTCACGCCAGGGATCTTTGGGCAACATGTTCGGCATAAAAACCACCTCCCTTAGAATCTTCCGGGTGAGTACATTGTACAACAATTCACAATTAAAAGCAAGATCCTTATACCATTATTTAGATAATAGTCCGGCTTCTTTCAACCTTTCGTATGTATAGTCGCGCGCGGCCTTCTGTTCCTTATCGCCGAAGGATTTTAGTATCATAAGTTCCGGTCCCAGACGGGCGAGAAAGATTGCGCTTGATTTTAACTCCACTACAAGGTAAAGGTGGTCTTCGGGCCTTATCTGAAGGGCATAGTCTTCCCGGGGAGTGGCGAAAACGGGGATGCTTTCGCGGTTGGCGGTGAAATGCTCGACTGCTTCTTTGATGGTGATTTTCTTTCTCAACGGATACGGACCTCCTGTAAGTATTCTGAATGCAAGACATGATGTCGATGCTTAAGAGAGTTTTGCAAAACAATTAATCGGCAGAAAGGCTCCCAACGTCTTTCGGCAGTAAAAATTCCGGGGAATGCGAAATACTCTTACTCAATAATTTTAAACGGATGTTTTTTCCTTGTCACCAGGAAATATGAACTTTAGTAAAGAATAATATCTGCGATAATATGAGCAGGTGCTTTTTCCGGTAAAAGCAGCAGTACCCATTATTTTGATTAAGGTACGGGAGGGAAAACGGTGCGGGTATTTTTTAAACCGGAAAACGGAGCGCAGGCGAAGAATCAACCTCAATCAAAAAAAGGGGAATTCGGAGCGGTTCTCGATACAACCGTTTCCGCGGCAAACAGGAGCGGAGGGTTGGAATCGGTGTTCTCGGCGGCAGCGTCGCGTTTCGGGCTGCGTCCTGAACTGCTGAAGGCGGTGGCGCAGGCGGAGTCAAATTTCAATCCAAAGGCGGTATCGAAGGCGGGAGCGCAGGGGATTATGCAGCTCATGCCCGCCACTGCAAGGGGGTTGGGCGTGCGCGATCCTTTCAACCCGGTGGAAAATATCTTTGCCGGTGCGGCATACCTGCGTTCACTTCTGGACCGGTTCGACGGGAACGAGACCCTGGCACTGGCGGCGTATAACGCTGGTCCGGGAGCGGTGGCTCGTTACGGAGGCGTTCCTCCTTACAGGGAAACGCAGGCGTACGTGGCCCGCGTGCTGGGTCTTAGCGACCACCGTACGGGTGTTGCGGTTGCGCCGGCTGGGGGCAGCACTGACAGCGTTCCTGATAATTCCCGGGAATATTCCCTCAGCGCCCTAAACGACCCGAATAACACCGCAGTATCGGAGGATTTAAGCACCGTGGCACTGGTTATGCGTTACGCATTAATGGAGTATGTTCTCCATGCTTCGGAATCCCAGGAGGAAGAACAAACTTAGCGGTATAGTTTTGAATCCACGAAAAGGGCCTCTCCACGCACCATTTGGTGAAAATCCGTCGAAATATTTAAAACGTTACTTTAATGGAACCGCCGGCGCCGGGCTCTTTAACGGACGTCTGTGTTTTTAAGGGTGTAAGATTAATAATAATTGCCTGCACGGCGTATTGAATAGGCGCAGACCGTTGAAATGGTTTATCATAATTATACGAGAATATGCTCGGAGTGTTGTCCATGCGAAACGTATTATACATATTGGCCGTATTTACGTTGTTACTCGGCGGCTGCAAAACCTCTCAGGAACCTCCGGGGGCTTCGACAGCAAAACCTACGGCTCTTGAGCGTAATGCCCTGGAACTGCTCCCCCCCGGAACAGCGATCCTGCGACCGGGCGCTACCGAACCGGGGGTAAAACGGCCTCCGGCGGTGCAGGAGGTTGACCTTGACGGCGACGGCAAACGGGAGTTGGTGGCGGGTTACCGGCTTGCGAACTCTGAAGAGGAAGCGGGCGGGGGCGGCCTGTCTTCAGGCACGGCAGGTGTCATGATCGCGTACCGCGAAGGAAACGCGTATAAAAAGGCCTGGCGGCAGGAACTCGGTTACAGATTGACTGATATCCGGTGCCGGGACATGGACGGTGACGGGGTCCCCGAAGTCGTGGCGGGAGGTTCGAAAGGAGCGTCGGCGGCCAAACTGCTTCAGGTATTGAAGGTTTACCCTAACGAAAAGGGTGCGGTGGACGTGTACCCGTTGTGGCGAAGCGGGTATCATCGCGTGGATATCGGCGACTTCGACCGGGACGGACGCGAGGAGATGGCGCTTTGGGCGAAAGATGCAGGTAACGCATTCATTGTGGAGGTCTACAGTTGCGCCGTGCCGTATGCCCCGGTATTCCAGTCGGTGGAAAGCGCTTATCAATCTTATTTCCCCTGCGTTGTCGCTTACTATAAGGACCAGATCAAGACAACTAAAAACACGCGCTTGCTCTGGTACTACCTGGCAGACGCGCAGATAAAGGCAGGACAGACGGAAGATGCGTTGTCGTCCATCGATCGGGGAAGGCGGTCAGCGGGTTACCCGCCCGAACAATCGTTTAACGTCCTTAAAGGTGAAGCCTTGACGGCTCTAAAACGTTATTCCGAGGCGTTGAATTATTTTGCCGAAGTAACCAAACGGGACGGCACCTCCACTACGGGAAAGAGTTCGGGACAAGAAACAGCCAAGGCGGACGCTAACGGCACTGCAACACTCGTCCGGGCTTATTACAGCGCGGGAAAAGCATATGAAGCCCTCGAACGTTTCAAAGAAGCGGAACAGGCGTACAAGCGGGCAAAAGAACTTCGCCCTGACTGGCCGCTGCCGGAAAGAAGGCTTCAAAGACTGGAGCTGTATCCGTCGGTTAAGGAGGTTGTCCGTTATCTGGATGCGGGAAACTCCGGGATAGCGGATCATGGCACCGGAGGATTGGAAAGATGGGGTTCGCAGCACGGGCTGGTGATTCGAGCCGTCGAAGCCTCTCCTGCCCCCGGAGCCAACAGTTCAAACAGTTCGAGACCTTTGTTGCTGGACATAAGAAAAGAACAGGATTTAAACGCATCGGCCCATCTCATATACCGGCGGGATGCGGAGCGCCCGGAAGGGAAAGAGTCATTCCGTTCCCAGATCTTTTACAGCGCGGACTTCCCGGAGCACGGTATAAATTCCGGGTTTGCGACGAGCGACGCACGAGTGTATGTAGACAAGGATGGAAGGCCGGAAATGGGAGTGGTTTACGATAGCTGCGCCGGGGGAAGCGGCTCACCGATCCCGACTTACTATCTGTACCGATTTAAGGATGACCGATGGCGGATATCCTGGCGCGCCCCCGTGATCGGGACGGTCTGGCGCGCATTTCACGGAAAGATTGAATTTACGGGGCAAGGTCTGGAGACACTTGGGCTCTCGGGAGAAATATGGACCTCCGACGGGAAGGGCAGCCTTTTCCACGAAGCCAATGCCGGACCGCATCGAAATTTTTACGACGTTTGGAGACGCGACGGAAACGGGTACGGGCGCGTGAAAGCGGAAATCCTTCCGTCGGCTTACGGCACCTTGATCGATTTTGTATGGGCTCTTTCAAACGGGAAAGAGGATGAGGCAGGACTGTTGGTGGTTGATAAAAACCTCATACTAAAAGCCAAGGACGCCGGGATGGTGCAGTCACCCCTTGGTCAGGGATGGCTGATCGATTTCGGCGGTCCCTCGCAGCTCGAAAAGGGACCGATACGTATAGACTCCGGTTCTTGTTCCGGCACGCGCCTTACCTTTAAAAAGGACGGCGACAGATGGCTTATCGCTTCCATTACCAAGGACGCGGAGAATTAATGATACCGTAACTGCAAAGACTGGGATTTCGGGAGCTGTTGTTTATGAGCGACGAATAACTACCGGCGAGAGACGTTTGGAGCGGCGTCATATAAATCCATGTTGCAGTTCAGCTATAAGTGACATTATGTTACAAAATCAACCCCTTGACACGACCTCTTACTAAAAATAGTATGACCTTAATAACTTTGCCATAAATTTAGTTAAATTGCGGCGGCGGGGGTTCACAGATGGAGCCGGTGGAACGCCTCATGTCATCTATTCGGAAGCGCATCGGACTTTGCCGGCGGGCCACAGACCGGCCATGGGTGTTGTTGTGCGTCGGCACCGACCGCTTGACCGGCGACGCGCTCGGGCCCCTTGTAGGAACAATGGTTTCCGAGTCATACGACAATCCGTTTCACGTTTACGGAACTCTTGCGGATCCAGTCCACGCACTGAACCTTCACGAAAAAATCGAAGAGATAGAAAACCGGCACCAACGATACTTTATGATTGCCGTAGACGCGTGTCTGGGTCACTCGAAGAATATCGGCGTAATCAACGTGGGAATCGGCCCCATCCATCCCGGTACGGGAGTGAAGAAATCGCTGCCGCCTGTCGGGCACATATACGTCACCGGTGTGGTTAACGCTGCCGGTCCCATGGAAAAGGAACGTCTTCAAAACACCCGACTTCACCTCGTGGTAAGGCAGGCCACGGTAATATCCAGCGCTTTGC containing:
- a CDS encoding ribonuclease J; amino-acid sequence: MREGKVQIIPLGGLGEIGKNSMAIRYRDDIVLVDYGLMFPEDELLGIDVVIPDASYLLESKKLLKGIVLTHGHEDHIGALPYMLHQLDVPVYGTRLTLGLLQGKLEEHLPGYQADLRVVKPRDIVEIGNFKVEFIRVSHSIPDAVAVAVHTPVGVILHTGDFKFDHTPVDGEMIDFHRFGQLGEKGVLVLLSDSTNVERPGYTMSERVVGETFDDTFRHSRNRIIIATFASNIHRIQQAILVAQRYRRKVAVAGRSIVNVVNIAHKLGYLQIPQGLMVELEEANRLPSREVVILTTGSQGEPMSALTRMAMADHKLVEIVPGDTVIISAVPIPGNEKLVARVIDQLFKRGAEVLYEAVSGIHVSGHPSQEELKLMLNLTRPKFFIPVHGEYRMLKQHAELAKDIGVKAENIFITENGQIVEFTPKSGRFSGRVTAGRVLVDGLGVGDVGNIVLRDRKQLAQDGILIVVLGLSQESGQVVAGPDIVSRGFVYMRESEQLLEEAREQVINALEKCSVRGTTEWASIKSQVRDVLGRFLYDRTRRRPMILPIIMEV
- the speB gene encoding agmatinase, whose amino-acid sequence is MFKEIGREEAFLGATAGYEGSRVVLVGAGLDATVCFRPGTREGPRAIRYYSRCLEEYSLRQDRDLREASFCDLGDVNLPFGDVHNALLRIEQAASKIVSEEKIPVFIGGEHLVTLPLIKAVCQRYRDIVVLHLDAHADLRDDYLGVGLSHATVMRRVCELLGPGRVYQFGIRSMDKPELDFARAHTRLYFDKVSEPLAAISAQIKGKPVYITLDMDVVDPAYAPGVGTPEPGGIGPRELMDSVYQFEEFQVVGFDLVEVSPAFDPGGLAPLLAAKVVRELVLLLAE
- a CDS encoding Hsp20/alpha crystallin family protein, with amino-acid sequence MPNMLPKDPWRELRELRESMEKAFNRLPKLFEKGQMDAWLPAVDVLEQEDSIVVKADLPGVEKENTTVLVSDQEITIRGTTSEEREVKGKNYYRSERSYGSFSRTVSLPLPVERESAKATFKNGVLEVVIPKMKTAGRNQTEIKPE
- a CDS encoding tetratricopeptide repeat protein, which codes for MRNVLYILAVFTLLLGGCKTSQEPPGASTAKPTALERNALELLPPGTAILRPGATEPGVKRPPAVQEVDLDGDGKRELVAGYRLANSEEEAGGGGLSSGTAGVMIAYREGNAYKKAWRQELGYRLTDIRCRDMDGDGVPEVVAGGSKGASAAKLLQVLKVYPNEKGAVDVYPLWRSGYHRVDIGDFDRDGREEMALWAKDAGNAFIVEVYSCAVPYAPVFQSVESAYQSYFPCVVAYYKDQIKTTKNTRLLWYYLADAQIKAGQTEDALSSIDRGRRSAGYPPEQSFNVLKGEALTALKRYSEALNYFAEVTKRDGTSTTGKSSGQETAKADANGTATLVRAYYSAGKAYEALERFKEAEQAYKRAKELRPDWPLPERRLQRLELYPSVKEVVRYLDAGNSGIADHGTGGLERWGSQHGLVIRAVEASPAPGANSSNSSRPLLLDIRKEQDLNASAHLIYRRDAERPEGKESFRSQIFYSADFPEHGINSGFATSDARVYVDKDGRPEMGVVYDSCAGGSGSPIPTYYLYRFKDDRWRISWRAPVIGTVWRAFHGKIEFTGQGLETLGLSGEIWTSDGKGSLFHEANAGPHRNFYDVWRRDGNGYGRVKAEILPSAYGTLIDFVWALSNGKEDEAGLLVVDKNLILKAKDAGMVQSPLGQGWLIDFGGPSQLEKGPIRIDSGSCSGTRLTFKKDGDRWLIASITKDAEN
- the yyaC gene encoding spore protease YyaC; this encodes MEPVERLMSSIRKRIGLCRRATDRPWVLLCVGTDRLTGDALGPLVGTMVSESYDNPFHVYGTLADPVHALNLHEKIEEIENRHQRYFMIAVDACLGHSKNIGVINVGIGPIHPGTGVKKSLPPVGHIYVTGVVNAAGPMEKERLQNTRLHLVVRQATVISSALLQVAREERTHRVIPLPVVNRHFIQRFCSVT
- a CDS encoding lytic transglycosylase domain-containing protein is translated as MRVFFKPENGAQAKNQPQSKKGEFGAVLDTTVSAANRSGGLESVFSAAASRFGLRPELLKAVAQAESNFNPKAVSKAGAQGIMQLMPATARGLGVRDPFNPVENIFAGAAYLRSLLDRFDGNETLALAAYNAGPGAVARYGGVPPYRETQAYVARVLGLSDHRTGVAVAPAGGSTDSVPDNSREYSLSALNDPNNTAVSEDLSTVALVMRYALMEYVLHASESQEEEQT